The following is a genomic window from Aquila chrysaetos chrysaetos chromosome 2, bAquChr1.4, whole genome shotgun sequence.
GTTTGTATATATTCTCGCAGCCAGGTCCTTAACACTGCTTCACCCTCAAAAGGTGAAGGTCTGTTTTAAGCAGGAATACTATGGTCCACCTGGACCTAAatattgctttgaaaacagaactCAGGTTATCAACCCAGAAGAATCCTTATTAATCAAAAGCAATGCATACATTATTGGTTTATGGACAGATATCAAGAATGGCAGTAAAAAGAAGAGCCATGCACGTATTCTCTGTTCAGACGTCCTTGTCCAGAATTTGGTGATTACTACTTCATATGTTCTACTTTTACAGCAGCCAGACCTCTCCCCCACCATggccatgaaaaaaaacccaaacaaaaaaatcccagaaaaacATCCACACCATGTCtctaaaaaaattatctttgtggAACATCTATGGGTCTTTTTTTGTTAACGTAGCAGAAACAGAGGCTAAGATGACTCAAAGGGagactgttaaaataaaaataccttttaatgtATTCTCCCATAGcttggggagaagagggagctACTGTCCTTAACAAACTGTCCTAGTGTCTCAACCCATCCCTCAGCCTAGTTGTCCTTCCCTCAGCCTAGTTGTccctgtttatttatttttttacaggcAGTAAGGCAGAGGTGGGGTTTGAGGCTCAGAGACATCATTGCTTGACTAAGGGAGAGCATTCAGAAATCAAAAATCTGAGAAATGGCAACATAGGTTGGTACCCCTGGCAATGGGTAATATAGATATGTTGTTCTCTGtccattaataaaaaaatacatagaataAACATAAAACTGAAGTGCTCTTTGTCTCCTCTTTGCCTTTATGTCAGTGTTTCTGCacaatgtttgttttaaacttcttGCTTTGGAGACCTGTTGCAGGCTATTGATTCAAACACTGCAGCTTTCTTAATCTTAAATCTTTCTTATCATCCCAGTTCTCTGTCACATGGTGATGAGGCTTCAGAGCTATTGACTATGctaacagcacagaaatgagaaaCTCCCACATATATGTTTAATTCTCTTCTGGAACAGAGAAGCTAAAGAcagctattattttttccaggctttcaTGTTTAAGATAACACTTTTCCCCCTTGGAGAGTACAGCAGGACAATAGCAGCCTTCTACACTTCTGACACCACCAACGATAGGAAGGATACTAGGAGCTGAAATCTGTGGGTTTCTCCATGCTGAGCTAATGACCTTCTCTTCAGAGACGCTCTCCTCTCTACATATGAAGAAATACACTGTGATAGAGGAACTGCCAACTAGGTCACCATGGCCAAAAATCATGTGGCAGTTTATAAATATGAATTATCATCACctggattttgtattttaaacacaagCTTTGTCCCTCAGAGCCTTGCTCTGGCCTGGAGCAGAGCAAGCTCTGAAGGCTGAGGGAGCCTCTGCtcaaagggagggggaaggtgaACAGCTGAGCCTGGAATCTAATCACCGATTCCTAGGGAATATCTACTGTTGCAATGGGTTTTGAATCAAAGCTGCGAGCTAACCAATGGAGTTATTCACTGTTTCTGATTATCTCTAAATTGAGTCTAACATATTCTGATCACAGAATAGATCACATTAAAATATACAATACTGAATTACATGTTTAAACCTGTGGCTCATGTTTCCTGGCTTCAAATTCAACGCTGCTTACCTGGTTTTACCTTCATCTGGATTTCTAAGTTAGTCATCTCCACTAAGACCGGTTGAAAACTTGCTGGGTTTGTTGAATATTTGTCTTCTCAACAAGAGTTTTGAGAGGGAGCATCTGCTTCCTTTGAAATTTTCATCCTGTTATCTAGAAGTCAGTACTTTCCACAGTAGTATCTCAACATCACTTTTCCTGTTAGCTCTAACATTTGCAGTACATTGTAACACTATGATATGTGTGAATATTATCAGCAATACAGCAAACTTGCTATATACTCACAGCAATTAAGAGAGATGTCAACAGAAAAAATCCTGGCATAATGACCTGTATGTGCTTtaaggcttttgcttttttttttttttttaatttgagcaGCTGTTAATGGATTTGCAAATAGCATAGTTATCGGACTGCTTAGAAGAAACTGCTAAATGCTCCTATCTGGGGTGGCTGGGGAAGTAAATTGTTACTTAACAGCAGCTAAAGACACCTTTAGACACTGCAGTTCAaagtgatttggttttgttgtttgtttgttaaagGGAGCAGCCAGCATCAGGCTGCCCTGTAGGGAAAGCTGGGAGACCCGGGAGGGTCATGCCCCAGGGTGGGACATGCCCGCACCAGCAGCACAATCTCACAGAAGCTGGTAACAGGGGTCCATCAACAGTCCCAGACACAGCAAGTGACGAACCAGGTCCAAGGACGTTAAGACCTGTTAATGCCCTCAAGGCCCTAATGATTTTGTGGCTTTCATGAGCCTTTGCCCGTTTGCCAGTGCTGCTTTTGATTCTTGAAATCTTGGCCTCTCCTTGAAATATaactgagaaaaagcagaaatgaagaattaagAGCAGCTGTCCTCTTTCAGGTGACAAgttatcttttcatttctcccCATGACACAGGTGTGAAGGATACTTCTCTCAGCAGAGTTCTTTGAGGAATATTTATAGAGAAGTCAGAATCAGATCCTTTACATCTCTACTAGGTCTCCAAACAGAAAGTATGACCAAAGACATTGAACacctttttaacattttaggaTAGATAAATAGAACAGGGGCACTTGCTGCAGACTTTGCTGTAGCATAACACttacaaatgaataaataaaccAGTATAGCCCTTAactgctgtttatttaaaaaaaaaaccattactGAGTAATTTACAGGTGCCGTGTTTGCCAAATAAACTATTCACAAGACAAGAAAGCTGCAATACAGTTCCAGTGgtaaattcctttttattttacaaaaaatagctgccttgaaaagaaatgaaattaacatTCCTTGCgctttaatgttgtttttttttaaccttttgttTTGGGGAACGAAAAATCCTTAACAATACAGATACATTATATTTCTTCATTATCACTCAGCACAAGCTACAGCAAATGTACCCACAAATATTGAGGCAAATCACAGGCAATAAATTCAATCTATTTTACATATTGCTATGAAAAGTTGCAAGCTGCTGCTTGGCTTTCAAGGGCCTAGATGGCAGTGTAGTTCTTAGTGTAATTAGTCAATTTGATCTTCTCTGGGAAGATAATATTAACTGAGAGGTTTTCCCCATTGttagatttcagaaaaaagttctttttcttgCGTAGGAGATGACTATATTTGGCATTAGCAAGCcacatttcacattttgaaaaaaacacaatcCCAGTTGTACCCAAGACAACAAGACATGTAAGCAAGCCCAGTACAACAAAacatatcacctggcttctaCTGAGCAAGGGATCTGCGTTTTGGATTGTTtctttcattgttattttcaggatttcttGTTGTTGATGCACTGATCTGTGATGAGCTTTCGAGGGTGGCTTATAATTCTGCATATGCTTTGCCTCCATATTCACTCCAGAAAGACTTGTGTTTTTGCTGGGAAGTTTGCACGTCACACCCACAAATTCTGGTTTACAGATGCATTCGAATCCTCCTTGGGGATGTTCACTGCATGTCCCTCCATTCTCACATGGGCCACTTGCACAGAATATGACACggctgctgcagagctttcCCGTATAGCCATGGGGACAAAAACAGCTGAAACCCCCACCACTATCTGTACATGTTCCTCCATTTTCACACGGGTTGGATTCACAGTCATCTCTATCTATTTCGCAGAAGttgccagcaaaaccagaagggCACAGACAGGAAGCATGGGGTGCAAAACCATTGTCATCAATGCACGTTCCTCCATTCTGGCAGGGGGAGCTAGAATAGATAACAAACACATAGAATTGAATTAAAGTCCAACGAAAGAAGctattaggaaacattttatataataaaaGGAGCTGGTTTTCTTTAGAAGAGCAAATTCCAAATGCaaacccactgaagtcaatgaagtTGAATCAAGAATGAGTTTGTTCAACACCTTTGTCAATACAGATTATAAATCTTCTGCCAACCCTTTGGGCAGGATTAGTACACCAGTGTATAAATTCAACCTGAAGAGCTGTGAAGggattttaaattacttcaaacATTTATTCAAATTAAGCTTCCCAGTGTTTTCATATGCTTAGAGCTATTTAGCTGAGCAACTATTTAGACAAGACTGAACAAAGACACTAGCAGCATGGCTTTCTTTTCCACCTGATTATTCACAAGATAATCTATGTATTGTACTGGCAAAGCAAAACACTCTGCCATAGCAGCTAGACGTAAAGCTGattgtttttattctgcatCTCCAGTGCTCCATGACACAAAAAATTTAGAAGCAAACACATACTTTCCTGCAAACTGCTGTTCAGCCAAAAATTTTGATaaatataattataataaaaaatataaatgggaTAATTTCAGCCTTGGCAAAGGCAGCTGTAATGTGAGGACAAGACCATAGGAAACCAAGTATTTCTGCAAACACTTTAAGAACTTCATAATTAATAACCTGGTACTGTTTTAAGTGATGTAAATTCAAAGCTTACAACAAGCCTCTCTGACAACAACAGTTTTCCTAATACTTATAAATCTTTGAAGACATACAGCATATACCAGTACATAGTTGAAAAGTCCAAGCTGTTATTTAAGTGTTACATTTCCAGGTGAAAGTCCCAGGGGTAATGAACATCATAGCTTCATGAATGCTGACATTTCACATATGCAGCGGTCAGTAGCAATCGGCATTATGGTTTTCCATGGTGGGACACAGAGATTTAAGATATCTGTTGTTGTCTGAGTGAGATGACTGTGAAAGAGATATAAGCTCCTGACGACAAATGGTCCCTGACCACCGGTCGGGTTAAGGTTGAGCTTCTCAAATACCCAGCCATTGCTCTGGAAGTAGCTGTGATAGAGACTAGCCCAAACACCTCTGGCTTTACTGGGGACTGAAACACTTGGTGGCCACCCATCAGGAGAGCCTGAATACTGTGGTAGAGATATCATCtggctgttttttcctgcttccacATAAACTGCTCTGTCCTCTTGCATTGCCATTCACTGTAGACGGTGGCTGGAAAAAAGGCTACTGAAAGAACAAACTGCAAGTCTGGAAGCAGtattaggaaagcaaaaggtgTGGTTGTCCCTGGACTTTGACATAGCAGTTGTTGGTGACAACTTGAGGTGATCATGCAAACAAGGAATTTTGCCACAATCACTAGTCACCATGTctgctttaaacaaaatatgGAAGCTGTAGTTGTAAAGTCCTTGAGCAAATGAGTGGTTATGGCCTATCTTGGAGAGTCTAGCACCCTTGCTTTACAGGTCCCATGGAAATCTGACAAGCTGTTTTGGATATGGCAATGTGTAGAAATTTGAACCCTCATGGGTAGGTTAAATTACAATACTTTctagggaaaaaggaagaaatggctGGAAAATGTAAGTGTAAAATTTTTTCTGAACCTTTCAGAAGTGtaaacaatttaaattaaaaaaaagttaaagggAAATATgcagaattttgaaaattttctttatttattactGAGTTGCATTTGCCTAATTTTagtctatttaaataaataaagtattaaTATTACTCTCCTTGAATAGAATCtgttactttgcatttttggcATTTAACGCATGTTCAGCAAGGTGTGGTACATGAAGGGCTAGCTGTGGAAACATGAACATACCActtctttgctttccaaatactctgctttcattttagaaaGTACCACTCGCTGCTCTGCTTTAGAGCAAAACTTCAAACCATCACACAGATGTCACTAATGCAGATGTATCTGCCTGATTTTGTAAACAGACTAAGAACAAACACTTTGATTTGTgaattggtttggttttatctGTGAATATTAACTAACGAGCCAGCAGCAGTGCTTAGTAATATCAACATTGTTAACATTAGCACTCAGGTAGAGCGGAAGTGAGATGTGAATTAGATGACATCATATGATGAGGTCTCTTTCCAGGATGTGAGGTGCACTCTCTGGTGGACTGTGAAGTATTAGCAGACATGGAGCGCTTAGGCTGAGAACAGTTGTCTTTTTGAACTAAAAGCAGATTTGCAGAGCCTGCAGctcattttcctgaaaaaagaCACAGCTTCCTAGAGAAAAAGAATTGCTGTTTCAAGTATGCtgtttccttaagaaaaatTGTTCATGATTTCCAGACTAGCTCATGAGCATTCAGTTCAAACACAGAGTACCGTCACAAAAATGTAGTTTCAGCAATTTAAAACCATGAGGATTTTAATCAAGTACATGGAACTAATCTGTGTTATTTTGTTGATGCCGTACCTCACCTGTTCTTTCGGACAATTAATATATGTCCATGTTGAATTAGAGAAATATTTGTTCTACAGATGAAATGTAGAGAAAGCAAGCTATTCACATCCCCTATGTTAGGCAAGTAGCTTGGATGTGATACAAGGCACTTGCGAGGAACTTAAATTTCCTCATtgtcaatgaaaagaaataggcCAATCAGAGCAGTTACCTTAGAGGCTGAAAGTAAACCCAGACAGAACTGTGTGACTATCCCCCAATTAaaagcaatggcaaaaaaattccactgaCATAAAGTTGTAAGAATGGCAATCCTTGCCAGAGACAGTAAGAGGCGTTAATTTTCCTTAAACAAGAGTGTACAAGTCCTCAGGAAGATTTAGTCATAAGGTAGATCTAAATATTCATACTTACCTATtgctgaggaaaaagagaacCAGAGGGTACCAATATAGAGCTAGAGAGAAAGAAGGCAACCTCCAAAAAGAAGACTGTATTTTAAGGTGATAGTTTTATCAACTTTGTATACACCAGAAAGGCATTCTATATGCTTATGGGATCAGATCCTTGATGAGCTAGAAGACAGCAGAGACTTCTAGATTTCAACAAAAACACCAGTTCACGTTTTCTTTACCTTTGAAAGGTCATCCTTTTTTGAGGCAGTTCTACCAGTGATACTGCTGGAAGTTTTTCAGTCTGTAcccattgcctcttgccctTTCACTGGTCACCTCTAAGAAAAGTCTGACTCCATCTTTGCTTCtccccatcaggtatttatacctATGGATAAGTTTCCCCAgagcctgctcttctccaggctaaataatccagctctcagcctctccttatAGGAGAGAGATTCCcatcccttaatcatcttcattggactcactccagtatgtccatgtccttttcgtactggggagcccagaactggacccagcactccagatgtgtcttACCAGGACTAAGCAGAGggcaaggatcacctccttcaACCTGCTGGAAATGCTGTTCGTAATGTCCCACTTCTCTTAGAGAATGAAGAGCAGTGGCCTCCCACACCCTCTTCTGGTGGGAGTGAGATTATCTGCTTCAGTAAACTATGGACATACCATTCCGTGTCAGTTAAGAAAAATGACAGGCTGCTGGACTAGATGTTTTCGTGCAGACAGCTGGTGCGTTGGCTACTGTTCTTATTACTATATATGGTTTGTATATACAGTTATCTCTCAGTAGAGGTGAGGTTACTTCAAGTTTGTTTACAAAAATCATGGGAAGGCATAAATTCACCACAATAAAATGTGCAAATTATCACTTTTAGTACTGAAATCATGCACACAAACTCATGCTGATAATCTGTAAATCTTTACTATATGAACAGATCAGATTTGTAAAGTTTGACAAAATATCAGCAACTAGCAGAAGCATCACATATTTTAGCACAGAGATACTTCCACTTAGCAAAGAATTCTGAATAATAGTCAGTAGGAGTGTGGATCTTAAATTCATGTCAGAAATCAATATTTACCCATTAATAATGCAGGGTCCTTTTTTGAGATGGcagttttttcctgtaaatcCCTGGGCACACAGACAAATATATCCTCCATCACCAGTCTCTATGCACGTTGAGTTATTGGTGCAGGGCTTTGCAGAACATGGATgaatatctgtttaaaaaaaaaaacagggctCAATTAATCTAATGAGAAAGAGCCAGTAAGTAGTATATAatacttcaaataaaatatagcTTTAACAGTCCTTCACCCTGCAGTCTATAAATTCTGATTTATTCCTCCCTCTGTTAAAATGGAGGTCAGATTGTTCAACTATTGCAAGCACTTTCAGCTTGTTTCTCTCTTCCAAGCTCCCACTTGTAAAATACGTTTGAATTGTTTCAGTCTATAAATAAGTAATATTATCAATAAAATATTAGTATGGGGGAAAGAACTTCTACATAGTCTAGTCATTCTTTCACAACCTTGGCTTCTCCATGAGCAGAATTCTGATAAAGCAATCAGGAACTGGGAattctccctgctccctgcccagagCCTGTCATTATGTGCTTATGAACAAACATTTCATAATAACAGAGATCAGcaagttacaaaaaaatctcttaaaatttcatcttttgcTTGGGCTGCATCCAACTCTTACATAACTGTAATGTAGTTCAGAAGAGAGAGCTGTATGACGTCTGGACCCAAAGTCacacatctcattttctttacaatttcCCTGCTGAGCCACTTCCCACTCAAATgattactgaatttttaaaataattaaaaataaataaacaaacaagtgCATATTTTAGCCAGCTAatggagcagctgcagagaagtgCTGACTAGAAGATGCCTTGCACACACATGGGCGCACATACACTTTCTAAGAAGATGAAAAGGGATTTCAGggcatttatattttactttccaCAACATAACATGAAATTTAGATGATATCATGAGGTACTGCAGAATTTTAACcatagcaaaatatttcaacagcCTTAGTTTTCGAATACAGTCTTCCCTGGATAAGAGGCTCTATTTTCTAATGCATTAGCCTGTTCTCATTGCAAGACAACCACTTTGCATGCACTTTGAGTGTAAGCTCCATTTTTCACAAGGACCAAAATAgctttgaatgctttttttttttttttttttttggagcacAGTTGTTTGCCATCTATTTTCACAGGCTTTAAAGGCAGCTAATAAAGCATGAACTCTGATGCAAGAGCAAGGAAACTCTCTGAAATACATATATGGATaggtatgtatatatgtacacatatatatacatacattacTGTCAGTAATTTATGTcagggatttaattttaaaacataacttAAAAGCTTGTTGGAACATgtccttttaaaacataataCATAAATAGCCTCAAATAGCccattttctctatttttctctaGGCTACCTCTCAAAAGGCCAACAACCAAGTGATTTACTTGCTTCAAGTGATAACTGAGTCTGAGATGAGAATTCAAAAATCAGGACAGTACATTTACACATGTATTATGAATGGCCATGATCACACTACcagtaaattaatatttgtgtAAGACTAAGTTGTCATGCTGCAGTACATGAAGCAATCACTGAGTGTTTTTACGAGGAGAGCACACTCGGTAGTAGTTTACGACACAGCAGAATTTCTAGACCCCGTCTCACGCATGCCTAGCACGGGCATTAGAAGCTCCACCCATACTCTCTTTGATGACAACTTACCACCACGTGCCCTTGGCAAAGCAGTCAAGTGACATGCAGCACAGTATACTCCAAGCTTACACCACATGTTGGCTTTTTAGCCAAACTGAGGCTAAGATTCAAGCGAGAGGTCAGGGACCCACTAACATGACTATGCAGGCACAGCCAGAGATGACAAGATGAAAGAGATGACTGATCTGATTTAGCAAGGTGGGTCATATACTCCAACTGGGCTGtcattttttcctggaaaaaaattgacaaaattGGCTTTCCCTTTGTTATGTTCAGTGTTTGATGTGGTTCCTGTACTGCGTAGTGTATGTCAGCTGCAGAGCGAAACTGCTGTGCAGCCTCGTTCCAGGTGTTCATATCCCTGAGTTCAAGGCTGTGTTTCCACAGGATGAGAAGATGCCATGGCATTCAGTTAGGCAGGCTGGTGCACTCCGTTGCAAAGAGGTTAACCGACAGTGTTAACACTAATACCAACTCAcggatttttttcttaaagttccATGCAATACGTGACTGCAATAATAGTCATAAATGACAACACTGATCCTGCCCTACATGTTTACAGTGGATCAAGCCCAACCTATAATCTGCATGCCTCTAAATTACTGGGAAGGTCATTCTTGACCTGAACTGAGAACCAGGCTGCCCATAGTAAAACCAACAGCTACACAGTCAGAGGCATTAGCAAACCACTTGATGATCTAAAACTACTCCAGAAAGGAACTTCCATGATCCAAGACAAGGCGACTGTACACTAACTTTTCTAGAAAGTAGAAGAAGAGATATCACCACCAGtccaactaattttttttcctcccatgctTAGCAAGCAAATAAGCTGCTGAGGCTATAtctatattttacaaatatttcaggtGTTTGCAGTAGTGGCCAAATAAACTTCAGACCCTTCCACAGTTTTCCATTCTGGGTTTTGCCATCCTTGTGAGTTGGCATTTGCTCACAGCTGGCAACATTAAAACAGTAGCTATGCCAGAAATTCCCTGGCAAATATTAAACTTTCtacagcagcaaaaaggaagaatttcaaGAGAATGCCAGAACTGCATTACTCACGACACTTCATCAATCTCCACAGAAACAATACAAACGTAGCTTTCCAACATGCCTTATCTCATTACACAACTAAAGCTAAAAATGGTCTCcagtagctaaaaaaaaaggcacttaaTGTCATatgcatgtgaaaaataaaacaactgtgGCCTGCTCTCATCATACAGaaaaattcagtattaaaaGAGAGAGGCGGGGAGTCTGGTACTTTATGGTAAGAAATTGGTGGGTTTGtatttccatatttaaaaaacagttatgTGTATACACCAGTGATCCACCAAAGAGCAGGAGCCTTCAAAATCCTTCCTGTTTCCTAACCTGATCAAGTTTCAGTCAGTGGTACCTGTCAGTGAGTTATAGCAGTCTGTAATGACTTTATACAGCCAGGAAACTGACACCATCTTTTTGGCAGAGGATGATGAGATCAGTGGCTGAGCAATTAACCCACTTGAGCTTTCAGTGCTTTATTGGCTCAGGATGACAATTTGTAGCAACCTTCCAATAGCAAGAAAAGGAGGACCCTTCTCTTGATCCCTTGTGGCAAAACAATGCATTTAGAGTAGATAAATCCACTGAGATGAAAGACTGTCAACATAACATGTCCCTGCAGATGAAAAGATGGTTATTTCTTTTTGGCTGAATATTCTTGCAGCTTTTCATGGGGATCTAGATTCAAATTGGCAAAAAAGACTCTGAGACGACTCTGCGTGTTGAGAGAAATAATAGTTTCTAAACTTGAGCAAGGGACACCTTTTTTGTATTATATAACTAtcttaatgaatatgtattaaaataatatttttccataaagATATGGGTACAATTTCCAAAGCATTGTTTTGCATCCTAAGTACCAGTTGCAAGAGGGAAACATTGCAAGTCTCCGAACTGCAAAGATATATTAGAACTTAGAAATTCAGCTAGGCacttacagtttttaaaagcatgccCAGCTTGAAAACCTTAATATTAATTTACAGGAATCTTTAGATGTGCAGATGGTACCTTTAAAAATCTGGTCCTTTGGAGTCATTGACAAGCAATAGAACTGAGCCTCCTAAGGTGGCAGTGGGGGGTTGTTCTGTCTAGCTTTAGAAATCTATGATTGTAGATCACAGACAACAGAGGGACCCATTCCTCCTCACCGATTGTAATGAGAATCTAGGTGGCTGTCTCAGGTACAAACACATCTGTGAGAGGTGTCCAGAACAACATCTCTGAGAGCTTACAGTCACATCTGCACCACTGCTACTGCAGCTCCTGCAAACGTACCAGGACTAGCTTTGAACTAAGAAGCCTGCCTATGCTTATGTGTGCAGCTGGTGAGTACGGGCTGCAAAACCTGATGAGAAGCTAAGTAAGTGCCTGAGCACCTTGCACCGAGGTCCATGTCACTGCAAGTATGTGAACTACCTGAAATCTTCTGAGTCTTTTAGTCGTCTTGAAAATTTTATCCAGTTCCAACTGTGTCATCATTAATTACTATTTTGGGTATGCACTGGCAGAACACATGCATGCTCTATAAATTATAAGCTGTATAACAACAGAAGTCTGAAAGACATGAAAAGAGAATGAGGCCCTGGACACCCgtcctcttccagctgcagctccgTGGGCGGAACAGGCGCATGGTCCTGGATGCTCATGTGGTTTCGGCCCCCTCAGATCTCTGGCTGAACATTTGCCTGTGTCAGCCAAAATAAACCAGCTTAGCAAAGGCCAATTCTTCAGCTTGCTTATGCTAAGCTGGCTCATTCTGACTGGCAAGGGGTGAGATCATGCACACAAGAGCTGTGCTTACCCCTCAGACCTGAGAGGGAAGTGGCAGCCTGTTCAGGCAGACCTTTTTCTCAGTTACACTAATGCTACTCCGCTGAATCATCACTGGGTtaagtaaaggaagaaataggcacaatgttttccttttcaagaaatattaagaaagtagcatatatacatatatatatagagagaatgTGTGTTaggtaaatatttcaaattatttaatatatacaAGATCACTTGTATTTTTATAGGAAGGTCTTATATAACTACAAGGGAGCAGTTATTTGTTGGCCTTGTCCACGATAATCAATGTTTAAAATAGAACGATGAATTTACGCTTTGCTCACACAGTTAAAGATACTGCATGCCTCTGCCTAAATTAGTATAAAAGTTCCAGGTTTACGGGCCGCTGCCCAGAATCCCCTTATTATCTGGCGCTAACATTCAATCTTTTCGAATTAGTTATCCAGAAGGACTTTTGCATGTCTCCAGCACCAGAGGGGGCTGTTTCACTTGCTCAAGGACCGGAAAGGATGTACAAACCTATGTCACAGAGGCTGCCAACCCAGCCCTCCTCACAGACGCACTGCCAGGGCTTGGCACAGCTGCCGTGCAAACACCCAGGGAAAGGAACACACTGATTACAAAGAGCACCCTGCCAACCAGGTTGACACCTGAAAGAGATAAAAGACAAGATAGAGgcatagtttatttttaataaacataattACGCGGATGTTCCCCTTTTTGAGGCACAATAAATAAACTTTCAGATACAAAATTGGA
Proteins encoded in this region:
- the DLK1 gene encoding protein delta homolog 1 encodes the protein MGLRAAGLLGCCCLLPLVLPAAPGVNCKSGCHPENGFCEFPSECRCQPGWQGALCNQCVPFPGCLHGSCAKPWQCVCEEGWVGSLCDIDIHPCSAKPCTNNSTCIETGDGGYICLCAQGFTGKNCHLKKGPCIINGSPCQNGGTCIDDNGFAPHASCLCPSGFAGNFCEIDRDDCESNPCENGGTCTDSGGGFSCFCPHGYTGKLCSSRVIFCASGPCENGGTCSEHPQGGFECICKPEFVGVTCKLPSKNTSLSGVNMEAKHMQNYKPPSKAHHRSVHQQQEILKITMKETIQNADPLLSRSQVICFVVLGLLTCLVVLGTTGIVFFSKCEMWLANAKYSHLLRKKKNFFLKSNNGENLSVNIIFPEKIKLTNYTKNYTAI